The Mytilus edulis chromosome 5, xbMytEdul2.2, whole genome shotgun sequence genomic interval TCGATTGGTCTTTgttgattttagtcataaattctAACTCATGataatacaaaaaattaacgatatacggaatctccaaatcGAACAAAAATTTTATCTAGTAAAAGTTCAAGGGCAGTTATAGTATCagagcatgtccaattaacatagttttttgtttgttgttactgAAAAaatacctaaaagagtttgaacttTGAATTCAATcaggtgtgatttttttcttaatcagAATACGAGGTAAAGTGGTATATAGAGTagtaaaatcaaaactttgaacagattcaaatcACCAATATTAGCATGCAATTTATCTTGGATAATactttcttgatattttttttttaatctattattCATATTCCAAGaaacacaaatgtattttgaCAACCATTTATGATTAGATGAGCATTGGCTAATGgtcatattatatacatgtaccgaCGTTACTAAGGAGTGTTTTGCTTCTTAGAATCCTTGTCGTCTATGCATGTGTGGCTTTCTCAGTTGCTGTTTAATTTGTGCTTTACAAGCTGTTGACCTAATGTCATCTTTTAAAACTATTTGCAAAAACTATTTACTCGAGAATGATTAATAGATACCTGATCAGTATTTAAGGGTATCATGTTTTTATTGCAACTTCGTTTTGACAACTGAAAGCTGCAATCCTTCAAAGCTCAAATGTAAATCAATGAACCAcccaaaattattttgtttcttaacCGTAAAAACATGCGGAAAGAGAACTAGGAATTTCCGAATGCTAGTAAAATAAGTGTTTGAACAACTCCAGTGGAATATTTCAAGGCACTTTGGCAGTGCAATAATAAACTTGcaaaattaatatttatgttttatttttcatgtatCACAATTTCACAATAACAATGCattgaattttacaatttttatcagAATTGTAACAGTATacaattttttcttcatttcaataCATTACAGTTCACACGATCTTTAGATGCTTCTCAAATAATCACTGGTTTCTTAACTCTTTTAGTTTCTAGTTTATCGACCGAATAAACCATTGCCATTGTTGTTGCTCAAAAGAAGAAGCAAGACGAAAAACATcactaaaataaagaaaatgttacAATTAACATTCattattcaaatcaaatcaaatcattgtATTTCTTAATAAAGGGCCCTTAACTATTAAGAATTTATAGGTAGTTTGTCGGATTTGCAATaagataagcaacacgacgggtgtcacattgagagcaggatctgctcactcTTCCGAAACACCCGATTTTTGGTTGGATTGGTGTTGctttgtttttagttttctatgttctatcttctgtacttttatttgtctgtttgtctttttttaaagccatggcgttgtcagtttttttttttaatttatgagtaTGAATgaccctcttgtatctttcgcccctctttttcaATATCTTAAAATATTTAGTATAATTTTGCCGCACAAGAAAGATATAGGCGATGAAATTTTAGAAGATTTAGAAATTCAAAGTATTATTCAAaggcatacttttttttaaagatattaaatagatagaaaataagaagatgatgtATGAGTGCCGATGAAACAAATCTCAATCCAAGTAAGAGCTTAACGTGAAAGATATATACACTAATATCTCATTGATGAAAACAAGAACTTACGGAGGCCTCCACCTTGTCCGAACAGACCACCGTCCATCCCTCCACCAATACCACCGGCCAAATCTCCACCATATCCACCGGCATATGGACCAGCAATAGCGCCTCCATAAACTGGGAGCGGTTGATAGTGTGTGATTTCGTCAACGTAACCTCCCTTCTTTCCATATCCGGAGTATCCATGGTAACCACCTGATTTGCCATATCCTTGGTAACCTCCCATTCCGTATCCTTGATTACCATACCCGGACCATCCACCCTTCATGTATCCACCTCCATTGCCGTAACCATCAGCACTCACACAGTTTAGGGCAAACAGACCCAAGACGGCGACAACGGCAAGTGTGGCTTTCATTCTGAAAATCAAAAATTACCATCAAATTAAAAGTCATGCAACTTGTaaggatattttatttttgcaacATAAAAACTATCAAAAACTGTCCCCTCCGTCTTTCTGTGTCGCTTATGTTGTTAGTCGGACATTTTATTTCTTGGATAGCGGTGTTGTCTGCCTGCCTTTCAGATTTTCGCTtgttatttatttcatgttttttttcactATTTTCTCACTggtttaaattgaaaaatattactCTAAACATCTTTATCtttttatcctttaaaatatactTGAGAACTCAATTTTGTTTGAACTAATATTTTCTTCGAATTTTaaaaagaacacaaaaacatctttGATAACATGACATTTCATGTTGCTGTTTAGCCCGAGGATTTATATATAGAACTtgttaaaatacttttaattctagtaatataatatataaatattgaagaaaaaaataagaacgactatacaataagtttttattgtaatttaaaaatgaaaatattaaaaattttgaatgattatgaatttacgttttttttcgaaattttgtttgaattgttcatatgaaaaaaaaacctttgaaatgATTATTTACTAAAGCTGTCGTGGACTTACATGTTTGCTGGATGGGAACTCAGTGACATTACAGATAAACATTCTGGTATATATACTAAAAATATTAATACGCAATTTGTGCTAATTACTACAACTTCCCCTATAATAGACATATAATGTTACAAATGAATTTCCACATTAAATTTTGTGTCTGTCTGGTCATTTATTACATACAGTGTCGACATGTAAATTCCATATTCAAAACAAGGAAAAAATGTAAAGAACGAAATGACTATTtctaaataataattatttatttgcaaaacagacaaaaaccaattttggttatgacaaatacattgacaaaacaaaacataataaaacataatgaaaacttGACAATATTATAAGAgatatgataaaaacagttattgttctcctttcctcagttctaatgactctttaataaaagaaacaactgcttttacatcattcggtgttgatggatttagtataatcacgagtttatcagtaaaattaagtgtattaaaatttacatatttttgtatataatattttagaaagatttctcttaatttctatatattttacagttaaagaaaaaatggaattcatcGTCCAAGAcattacatattttacattttctttcatttcgtggTATTTTGGTATATCGTCCAGTTTAAAAGTCGTGCTGTTTTATTACGATCTATAGttcatattttcatattcatgttttataaatagattttggAAAGTAATAACTTAAACTGATATAAACCTTTTCATTTGTTTCATCTAAGAAaggattaaaaatgaaaaaaggaatgattgaatataaattatattttattcaatatttagcATCATAATTGCTCTCTATTTAACATTACTGACATACAAACAACACTGCATATCAACTAAATACGAGTCAAATAAGCACATCTTTTGTACATTTATATTGAAAATTTTCAAGTAAGTAAATTGTTTTctatatttagtaaaaaaaaacatagacaagggTCTGGGTAGTGGaacttcatttttaatttttaatatgacttttttttacacatattcaaaaaaaaaatgttatgtcaTTTATCTCTCTAATTTCTATGTTAtttatctcatataatatattgataataCTGGTCAAACGGTATCCATATAGGATCACATAGACCCAAGTCAACTAGGAGTGTTAAACAGTCACTGCATtagcaaaatatttatttaatacgCAAGTGTATGCGTTTCTTGAATAATTAGTATATTTTTAACACAATCACGTTCTGAAAAGGTGATGGACTTTTCGGGTTATTTAAATACGGTTTTTTTATTAAACGTGTACACCAacggtttgaaaaaaaaacatacattaagagtctgtgtcgctcaccttggtctatgggcatatcaaacaaaggacactctcTATGATTGTAGACGAGAAAAGAccataacaaaaatctctattTAGTTGAGCTTGTATTACTGATCTTGTATACAGCctgtttattttctttgactTATTAATAGATCTTGCCTTGATGATCATTTTTTGTGATTTAGAGTGTTTATTTATCTATCATAATGAGACACAACTGAAAAAAGATTTCTCTCTAAATATTATAGTTAAACTTTTCatgataaaagacaaaaatgaagaaaaaaatcgtaaaatttgACATATTGGGTGATAACTCCTATACGAATTTATCTAACTGTTGTGAAGTATATAAATAGACAATTGGTGAAGCtcattaatttaaacatattttttcctttcagattttctctatttataacgGTTCAaataataatagacaaaacttgctttttatccctatgttctatctTTATCAATGACAGCCATGTTGGTTGGTAGACAGGGAGGGTTAtctaacatcttttttttttaactacatacCTTATTGTGGCCACGTTTGGTTACATTTTTCTCAGTACTTTCAGataagaagatttttgtaaaagattacaaaaattggcaaaattgactatgaaggacAATAACTACTAaagggatcaattgaccattttggttatgttgacttatttgtagaacttactttgctgaacaattttgtagtttatagtttatctctatctattataatattcaagataataatcaaaaactcTAAAATTTCCATAAATTTACCAATTCCAAGGCGgcaacccaacaataggttgTCTGATgcgtcttaaaatttcagggcagatagatgaaCATTTTTATACGTTTCAGATTTGCTTTCTATGCTTTAGTTTCAAAAATATaagcaaaaaaatgcattttccccccatgttctatttttagtaatAATGGCCATATTGCTTGTATAGGCGGGGTCATCAGATACATTCTGATACAAACTACACAACCCTGAATATGATTTAAGTATAGTTTGGTTTAATATTGCCAAAAAGTTTCTGAGGAGAAATCAACATGCAGGTCTCGTTGATACGTCACacttaatgaaaaaagaaaagagaaaagggAAAAGGGAACATTCTGTCTTTCttgttgtggggatgtataagtaccctgccacgttcggtctggtttttttttattaagcccTTTCCAAATGACTTTATACTTTGTTCTTATGTAACTGTTACAGCATTGTCTAAGGATATTGCTTGCTTGATGCATTCAAGCTAGTTTAACCCTGTCACATC includes:
- the LOC139524556 gene encoding uncharacterized protein, with the protein product MSSPLHYVNTRIMKATLAVVAVLGLFALNCVSADGYGNGGGYMKGGWSGYGNQGYGMGGYQGYGKSGGYHGYSGYGKKGGYVDEITHYQPLPVYGGAIAGPYAGGYGGDLAGGIGGGMDGGLFGQGGGLLMFFVLLLLLSNNNGNGLFGR